The following coding sequences are from one Equus przewalskii isolate Varuska chromosome 23, EquPr2, whole genome shotgun sequence window:
- the LOC103541618 gene encoding MAP kinase-activated protein kinase 2-like: protein MYILLCGYPPFYSNHGLAISPGMKSRIRMGQYEFPNPEWSEVSEEVKMLIRNLLKTEPTQRMTITEFMNPPLDHAINEGPSNPTAHQPRPEGGQGAVGGCQGEGNRCPEGLGRRLVGAPRCEQGCWPGRVWFCILSCQEMAVTTATVTLSHFPGQVVGRGFCVPV, encoded by the exons ATGTACATCCT GCTGTGTGGGTATCCCCCCTTCTATTCCAACCACGGCCTTGCCATCTCTCCGGGCATGAAGAGTCGCATCCGAATGGGCCAGTATGAATTTCCCAACCCTGAATGGTCAGAAGTATCAGAGGAAG tgaAGATGCTCATCCGGAACCTGCTGAAAACAGAGCCCACTCAGAGGATGACCATCACGGAGTTCATGAACCCACCCCTGGATCATG CAATCAACGAAGGTCCCTCAAACCCCACTGCACACCAGCCGCGTCCTGAAGGAGGACAAGGAGCGGTGGGAGGATGTCAAGGTGAGGGGAACCGCTGCccggaggggctggggaggcggcTCGTGGGGGCGCCCAGGTGTGAGCAGGGGTGCTGGCCGGGGAGGGTTTGGTTCTGCATCCTCTCATGCCAGGAGATGGCCGTCACAACAGCAACAGTGACTCTGAGCCACTTCCCTGGCCAGGTTGTGGGCAGAGGATTCTGTGTTCCCGTCTAA